Proteins from one Entomospira culicis genomic window:
- the truA gene encoding tRNA pseudouridine(38-40) synthase TruA, with protein MALCCNQGRSRIVGARIIQRIKLIIAYNGAQFCGWQEQPIGRSVESVLYRAIRTLPFPVERIQAAGRTDAGVHANGQVVAFSMKKNNIPVHKYPHILNPKLPHDLQVLHSEEVPLLFNPRRDATSRLYCYRIAAQEGLMPTQPNITIIRHALSLSNINILADLFVGTHDFTAFCSSKDMNKTKIRTIYSAQFIAVHNQIHFYIRGNAFLMNMVRQIVGTIIEPIAFETNYQRIKLALLHKDKAMTGPTALPHGLTLEEVSYKKPHSADEE; from the coding sequence ATCGCTCTATGCTGCAATCAAGGCCGAAGTCGAATCGTTGGAGCACGAATTATCCAAAGAATAAAACTCATTATCGCCTACAATGGCGCACAGTTTTGTGGATGGCAAGAACAACCTATTGGGCGTAGCGTCGAATCGGTGCTCTATCGCGCCATTCGTACGTTGCCTTTTCCCGTCGAACGCATCCAAGCTGCCGGACGTACCGATGCTGGCGTTCATGCAAACGGGCAGGTTGTCGCCTTTAGTATGAAAAAAAATAACATCCCCGTACACAAATATCCACATATTCTTAATCCTAAGCTTCCTCACGATTTACAAGTACTTCACAGCGAAGAAGTTCCGCTTCTCTTTAATCCCCGACGAGATGCAACCTCGCGTCTCTACTGTTACCGCATCGCAGCCCAAGAAGGATTAATGCCAACGCAACCCAATATCACGATTATTCGCCATGCTTTATCCTTATCAAACATCAATATTCTTGCTGACCTATTTGTTGGTACACATGATTTTACCGCATTTTGTAGCAGCAAAGATATGAACAAAACAAAAATTCGCACCATCTATAGTGCGCAATTTATTGCGGTGCATAATCAAATTCACTTTTATATCCGTGGCAATGCATTTTTAATGAATATGGTTAGACAAATTGTCGGAACTATCATCGAACCGATCGCCTTTGAGACAAACTATCAGCGTATCAAGCTTGCGCTTTTACATAAGGATAAAGCCATGACCGGTCCAACAGCACTTCCCCATGGATTAACCTTGGAAGAAGTAAGTTACAAAAAACCCCATAGCGCCGATGAAGAGTAA
- a CDS encoding YbbR-like domain-containing protein yields MFAKVVSVLLATLFFFIYRGLDSEQISFSLPIQLTLPEDVVVLEQDASTVKVTLKGRRADIAQFERRNIALSLIIDEFKEGEHSYPIQLAPTVQRHYLKDLRLYLEPATVQIRLEPIIDKLIPIEPVLLGQPAKGFMQSKLILEPDSVIAKGPRSMLERINIIRTQPIDISNQVKSLQTTIDLHINQPKIELSHYQTMLTVEIISQFQFKRTLEIPLTLLNLAEHLELEDINLFYGKITIESKVNNFDAINPNVLSLKLNMEQITQAGLYNLRPELNNLAQLPDDYNIIVNQITIKIKEKES; encoded by the coding sequence ATGTTTGCAAAAGTTGTGAGCGTTCTGCTCGCAACGCTCTTTTTTTTTATCTACCGTGGGCTGGATTCCGAACAGATCTCGTTCTCCCTACCCATTCAATTGACCCTTCCTGAGGATGTTGTTGTTTTAGAGCAAGATGCTAGCACCGTTAAAGTAACGCTAAAGGGAAGACGTGCAGATATCGCTCAATTTGAACGACGAAATATCGCGCTTTCCCTTATCATCGATGAATTCAAGGAGGGGGAACACTCCTACCCCATTCAGCTTGCACCAACCGTACAGCGACACTACCTTAAGGATCTGCGTCTATACTTGGAGCCGGCAACGGTGCAAATTCGCTTAGAACCCATCATCGATAAGCTAATCCCCATCGAACCAGTGCTTCTAGGACAGCCAGCCAAAGGCTTCATGCAGAGCAAGCTCATCCTAGAGCCCGATAGCGTTATCGCCAAAGGACCACGCTCTATGCTGGAACGCATCAATATCATTCGCACCCAACCCATCGATATCAGTAACCAAGTAAAATCGCTTCAAACCACCATCGATCTCCATATTAATCAACCAAAAATTGAGCTCTCGCATTATCAAACCATGCTTACAGTTGAGATTATTAGCCAATTCCAATTTAAACGTACACTGGAAATCCCCTTAACGCTTCTCAATCTCGCCGAGCATCTTGAACTGGAAGATATTAATCTATTTTATGGAAAGATAACCATTGAGAGTAAAGTCAACAATTTCGATGCCATTAATCCTAACGTCCTCTCCCTCAAGCTCAATATGGAGCAAATTACGCAAGCTGGCCTCTATAATTTACGCCCAGAATTAAATAATCTTGCGCAACTACCCGATGATTATAACATCATTGTCAACCAGATAACTATTAAAATAAAAGAGAAAGAGTCATGA
- the rplT gene encoding 50S ribosomal protein L20 — MPRAVDGTRRKNRRNKILKQAKGYWGTRSKLHRVAKTQLMKSGIYAYRDRRAKKRDFRSLWIARISAGARSQDMSYSRFMDGLKKANIQLNRKALSNLLIEDAKAFESLVVEAKKALA, encoded by the coding sequence ATGCCAAGAGCAGTCGATGGAACTCGTCGTAAGAATCGAAGAAATAAAATTTTAAAGCAGGCCAAGGGCTACTGGGGTACACGTAGCAAGTTGCACCGTGTAGCAAAAACTCAGCTCATGAAGTCTGGGATCTATGCTTATCGCGATCGTCGTGCAAAAAAGAGAGACTTCCGCTCCTTATGGATCGCCCGTATCTCTGCTGGTGCACGCTCGCAAGATATGAGCTACTCACGCTTTATGGATGGCTTGAAAAAGGCTAATATCCAACTTAATCGCAAAGCCTTATCCAACCTCTTGATTGAAGATGCAAAAGCATTTGAATCACTTGTGGTTGAGGCAAAAAAGGCACTAGCCTAA
- the ilvA gene encoding threonine ammonia-lyase, translating to MNITLLDVTKAKERIQSLVLHTPLMKSFLFSDKEQEVFLKLENVQRTGSFKLRGAYNRLLQLTPEERTRGVIAASAGNHAQGVALSAKELGIHATICMPENTPLTKIRKTQSYGAEVVLEGANFDAAYAYARTIAEKSRVAFIHPFDDVDVIAGQGTIALEILADNPHIDAIVIPIGGGGLASGIAVAAKAINPHIKIIGVEAEGAASFNESFQQSRICTLDSVKTLADGIAVKRPGEATYELLSRYLDALVLVNEDEIKQAIMQLLEHHQILVEGAGAVAVAAFMHGKIEKSYRQVALITSGGNLDLSTLSKIVDYGLMQAKRRISFTVELEERASHLHELMHIFEQYNANIYAVSQSRNHANLKFGYQDTDIVLETNGEGHAKKILQAIKKAGFVLRNA from the coding sequence ATGAATATCACATTATTAGACGTTACTAAAGCAAAGGAGCGTATTCAATCGCTCGTTCTGCATACTCCCTTAATGAAATCATTTCTCTTTAGCGATAAAGAACAAGAGGTCTTTCTCAAGCTGGAGAATGTCCAACGTACCGGTAGCTTTAAGCTACGTGGCGCCTATAATCGCCTGCTACAATTGACCCCCGAGGAGCGAACACGCGGGGTAATTGCCGCTTCGGCGGGGAATCACGCACAAGGGGTTGCCTTGAGTGCCAAGGAGCTGGGCATCCATGCCACCATCTGTATGCCAGAGAATACGCCCCTCACCAAGATCCGTAAGACACAATCTTATGGTGCGGAAGTTGTCTTAGAGGGAGCAAACTTCGACGCTGCCTACGCCTATGCGCGTACCATTGCTGAGAAGTCGCGCGTGGCCTTCATCCATCCCTTTGACGATGTGGATGTAATTGCTGGACAAGGGACTATCGCGCTAGAAATTCTCGCGGATAATCCGCATATTGATGCAATCGTGATTCCAATTGGGGGCGGCGGTCTGGCCTCTGGTATTGCTGTGGCTGCCAAAGCGATCAATCCCCACATCAAGATCATCGGTGTGGAGGCCGAAGGCGCAGCCAGTTTTAACGAAAGTTTTCAACAATCACGTATTTGTACCCTAGATTCAGTAAAAACCCTTGCCGATGGTATTGCCGTAAAGCGCCCCGGTGAGGCGACCTACGAACTACTCTCTCGCTACCTAGATGCTCTAGTTTTGGTGAATGAGGATGAGATTAAGCAGGCAATTATGCAACTCTTAGAGCACCATCAAATTCTCGTAGAGGGCGCAGGAGCCGTCGCCGTGGCAGCCTTTATGCATGGTAAAATTGAGAAGAGCTATCGTCAAGTGGCGTTGATTACCTCGGGGGGAAATTTGGATCTGAGTACGCTCTCTAAAATTGTCGATTATGGCTTAATGCAAGCCAAACGACGCATTAGCTTCACCGTCGAACTAGAGGAGCGCGCCAGCCATTTGCATGAGCTCATGCATATCTTTGAGCAATACAATGCCAATATCTACGCAGTAAGCCAGAGCCGCAATCATGCCAATCTTAAATTTGGCTACCAAGATACCGACATCGTGCTAGAGACTAATGGCGAAGGACACGCCAAGAAGATTTTACAGGCGATAAAAAAGGCGGGGTTCGTCTTACGCAATGCATAA
- a CDS encoding cell division protein ZapA produces the protein MDVHLYTIHLLGVSLTVKTTEDIDYLRKLEKSLLDATVDVQENLGIQDPISVAIMAGFFLSDQLHKKEDLSVDSREERMIQDKILRMSKLMDRILK, from the coding sequence ATGGATGTTCATCTCTACACGATTCACTTACTTGGGGTGAGTCTTACGGTTAAAACGACGGAGGATATCGACTATCTGCGTAAGTTAGAAAAATCGTTGTTGGATGCTACGGTTGATGTACAAGAAAATTTGGGCATTCAAGATCCTATTTCGGTAGCAATCATGGCTGGATTTTTTTTGTCTGATCAGCTCCATAAAAAAGAGGATCTCTCCGTTGATAGTAGAGAGGAACGGATGATTCAGGATAAAATTTTGCGTATGTCAAAGTTAATGGATCGTATTTTAAAGTAA
- a CDS encoding DUF2225 domain-containing protein, with translation MSDIPKVTYFAKNPLTCPICGHSVIKEELLSGSGRLIAGDLTDELHRKYEKTKKFGTIYPLTYVLPHCSSCHFTAFTPDWQNFKLKMSKQLLMHEQKRAYEMAESILGPLNFDEPRRLEEGIASYLIALFVYEQAAPEMIPIFKQALVTLRGAWLASYLAQEDPEKEETSQQLSAMLYRKAAFYYRYSCELEETTSQGFTKLSFQGPDQDNNFGFDGVLYLAGLLEFKYGQRNNPEARLISLNSVKTIISKIVGSGKASKSKPKDILDLARSLYAAIKAEVESLEHELSKE, from the coding sequence ATGAGCGATATACCAAAAGTTACCTACTTTGCCAAAAACCCCTTAACTTGCCCCATTTGTGGTCATTCCGTCATCAAAGAAGAGCTCCTCTCGGGATCTGGACGACTCATTGCCGGCGATTTAACCGATGAGCTTCACCGTAAATACGAAAAGACCAAAAAATTTGGTACCATCTATCCCCTAACCTATGTCCTACCACACTGCTCTAGCTGTCACTTTACTGCATTTACCCCCGATTGGCAAAATTTTAAACTCAAAATGAGTAAACAATTGCTCATGCACGAACAAAAACGTGCCTATGAAATGGCCGAATCCATTCTAGGGCCACTCAATTTTGATGAACCAAGACGCCTGGAAGAAGGCATCGCCAGTTATCTCATCGCGCTCTTTGTCTACGAGCAAGCCGCCCCAGAGATGATACCCATATTCAAGCAAGCCCTCGTTACCCTCCGTGGCGCTTGGCTTGCCAGCTATCTTGCCCAAGAAGATCCAGAAAAAGAAGAGACGTCCCAACAGCTCTCTGCCATGCTCTACCGAAAAGCGGCGTTTTATTATCGATATTCATGCGAACTGGAGGAGACGACATCGCAGGGCTTCACCAAACTGAGCTTTCAGGGGCCAGACCAAGACAATAATTTTGGCTTTGACGGTGTCTTATATTTAGCGGGATTACTTGAATTTAAATATGGACAGCGCAATAATCCAGAAGCACGCCTTATTTCACTTAACAGCGTCAAAACAATCATTAGTAAGATTGTTGGTAGTGGCAAGGCAAGTAAGTCTAAACCTAAAGATATCCTAGATTTAGCTCGATCGCTCTATGCTGCAATCAAGGCCGAAGTCGAATCGTTGGAGCACGAATTATCCAAAGAATAA
- the rpmI gene encoding 50S ribosomal protein L35, translating into MASKVKKHKVKSRKAAASRYSVTGSGKKVKFRPQGMRHILTKKPSSRKRKLRQKTVMSGNIMKKIKVMMPY; encoded by the coding sequence ATGGCAAGTAAAGTCAAAAAGCATAAGGTTAAGAGCCGTAAGGCTGCAGCCAGTCGTTATAGCGTTACCGGCAGTGGAAAAAAGGTCAAGTTTAGACCACAGGGAATGCGTCACATTCTTACGAAAAAGCCTTCTTCTCGTAAGAGAAAATTGCGCCAGAAGACAGTCATGTCTGGAAATATCATGAAGAAAATTAAGGTGATGATGCCTTACTAA
- the gpmI gene encoding 2,3-bisphosphoglycerate-independent phosphoglycerate mutase, with translation MKQVETLKKLANWKKRSGPVVFVVMDGVAYGKRKEGDAVANAVMETFAELSSTCPLVKLKAHGEAVGLPSDEDMGNSEVGHNAFGAGRIFAQGAKLVNKSLQEGSMFSGNTWQEAIKTQGVLHFIGLLSDGGVHSNIKHLEAMVKQAKIDGVKVVRIHALLDGRDVPATSALEYFEPFEALLAELNADGTFDAKIASGGGRMYITMDRYNADWPMVERGWHTHVLGEGRQFSSSVEAIKTLRAETSALDQDLPPFVIAKDGKAIGTVQDGDSVILFNYRGDRALEITSAFESGNDFPHFDRIRVPKVFYAGMMEYDGDLHVPKHYLVTPPAIDRTLAEFLCALKLKQYSISETQKFGHITYFFNGNKSGKFDENLETYVEIKGDNVPFEQRPAMKCAEITDAVLEAINSKEYDFIKINYPNGDMVGHTGSYQAAVASLEAMDLNIGRLKKAIEAVGGILVVSADHGNADEMYEFKKDGTVAMENGKPKAKTSHSLNPVPFIIFDPTYQGEYDLKLKEGLGISHVAATLINLLGYEAPSDYDTSIITLK, from the coding sequence ATGAAACAGGTAGAGACATTGAAGAAACTTGCTAACTGGAAAAAGCGTTCGGGGCCAGTGGTCTTTGTGGTCATGGATGGCGTGGCCTACGGTAAGCGCAAAGAGGGTGATGCCGTCGCCAACGCGGTGATGGAGACCTTTGCCGAGCTCTCTAGCACTTGCCCGCTTGTCAAACTTAAAGCTCATGGTGAGGCCGTTGGTCTACCTAGCGACGAAGATATGGGGAATAGCGAGGTAGGTCATAACGCCTTTGGTGCAGGACGCATCTTTGCTCAAGGCGCGAAGTTGGTTAATAAGTCGCTCCAAGAGGGCTCGATGTTTAGCGGGAATACTTGGCAAGAGGCCATCAAGACCCAAGGCGTGCTACACTTTATCGGCCTCCTCTCCGATGGCGGTGTGCATAGCAATATCAAGCACCTTGAGGCGATGGTTAAGCAGGCTAAGATTGATGGCGTTAAAGTGGTGCGCATCCACGCACTTCTTGATGGGCGTGATGTCCCTGCCACCAGCGCTTTAGAGTATTTTGAGCCCTTTGAGGCGCTCCTTGCTGAACTCAATGCCGATGGAACATTCGATGCTAAGATCGCCAGTGGCGGTGGGCGCATGTATATCACGATGGATCGTTACAATGCCGATTGGCCGATGGTTGAGCGTGGTTGGCACACCCACGTCTTGGGTGAGGGGCGTCAATTTAGCTCTTCTGTCGAGGCGATTAAGACATTGCGCGCTGAAACCAGTGCCCTAGATCAAGATCTTCCTCCCTTTGTTATCGCTAAAGACGGCAAGGCTATCGGTACGGTGCAAGATGGCGATTCAGTGATCCTTTTTAATTACCGTGGCGATCGCGCGCTAGAAATCACCTCTGCCTTTGAGTCGGGCAATGATTTTCCTCATTTCGATCGTATCCGCGTCCCCAAGGTCTTCTACGCCGGCATGATGGAGTACGATGGCGATCTTCACGTACCCAAGCACTACTTGGTAACGCCCCCTGCAATCGATCGTACCCTTGCCGAGTTTCTCTGTGCGCTCAAGCTTAAGCAGTATAGCATTAGCGAAACGCAGAAATTTGGTCACATCACCTACTTCTTTAACGGGAACAAGAGCGGTAAGTTTGATGAAAATTTAGAAACTTATGTAGAAATTAAAGGCGATAACGTTCCCTTCGAGCAACGCCCTGCCATGAAGTGCGCCGAGATTACCGATGCGGTTTTAGAGGCAATCAATAGTAAAGAGTACGATTTCATCAAAATTAACTACCCCAATGGTGATATGGTCGGACACACCGGTAGCTATCAAGCTGCGGTTGCTAGCCTCGAGGCGATGGATCTCAATATTGGTCGTCTCAAGAAGGCGATTGAGGCAGTGGGTGGTATCCTCGTAGTCAGCGCCGATCATGGTAATGCCGATGAGATGTATGAGTTCAAAAAAGATGGTACCGTTGCCATGGAGAATGGCAAACCAAAGGCAAAGACGAGCCATTCGCTCAACCCCGTGCCGTTTATCATCTTCGATCCCACCTACCAAGGGGAGTACGATCTTAAACTCAAAGAGGGCTTAGGCATCTCACACGTTGCTGCCACCTTGATCAACCTCCTAGGCTACGAGGCGCCAAGCGACTACGACACGTCGATTATCACCTTGAAGTAA